The region TTCCCAGCAGCCACTTGTCGTGGCTGTGCCCTGAACTCCGTCGCCAAGAAGCTTTCTCCCAAGATATTTGGCTTCCTGTGCAGACTCTGTGATGGGGACCCTGATGAGCTGCCCGGGTGCCCTGAGCGATATGGGTGTCCGGCTGTGGCCCTTCTCCGTGGGTGGCTGTCCCCGGGGGGCTGCGACTCCTTGCTGGGCTCCCGTGAGGTGGGCAGTGTGAGAGTTCCCGAGACGAGTCACCTGGCAGGCGTCCTCCCAcctggggtctcagggtccctgcACTAGGTGGGGTGCCTGGGCTTCCTCAGTAGTAGCGTGTCCCTGCCAGTGTCCCTGCCAGTGTCCCTGCCATGCGATGACGAACGCTGAGCCCTAGGGAGGCAATGTCACTCACTCTGTGTCGCTCTATCTTTCCCAGGGCAGCGAAGTGCCAGGCCCCACCTTTGCCGACGGCGAGCTCCTCCCCCGGGAGCCCGGCTTCTTTcctgaggatgaggaggaggctATGACGCTGGCCCCGCCCGAGGGACCCCCGGAGTTAGACATGGACAGCCCCATGGAGAGCGCCCAGAGCCTGGAGGGGTCGGTTGGGAGTCCTGCTGAGGAGAAGGACGGGGGTCTCGGGGGCCTCTTCCTGCCAGAGGACAAGTGAGTTACAGCCGCGGGGGCCTCCacaggggccctgggcccagagGCGCCGTCCTCAGCAGGGGTCTCTGGGGGCTGAACAGGAGATGCACTCAGGGTTTGTGTCTTGGGCATTAGTTTCACAGGCGGTCTCaacagccagaggttctgagcaACCTGAGGGCTTACCGACAGGGCCGGTTCTGGGGTTTTAGGCAGCCATGCAAAGTCAGCTTTAACTGACTATCTGATGACGTGGGGCATATGATCtcagttagtttttaaaaagcaggttacAAATATAATGAGGTATGATCttagttttgtttaaaataaataaataaatccctgtAGGAAAATAATTCTGGAAAATTAGCAGTTCTTTCAGGGTGGTGGGATCGATCGTTTTAATTACCTTGCATCTACTGTGCTATATATTCTCTATTTTATGTATTGCTTATATGTTCTCATAAtcagaaatgttatttaaaaacaatattaggACCTGGTGACTTCCCAGTGGGGCAGGGTTGTCTTTTAGTTGGTGTCAGCGGAGGGAGCCCCCCCTCCACCAGCCCTCACTGCATCTCTGGGGGCACGAGACAGTGTGTGTGGATGGCGGCCAGCAGCCACTGTTCCAGCTGAGGAGGCCGAGGCAGCTGGGAGTTGGCACCCACGTATCAAGAGAAGGTGACGGTCAGAGCTGACTCAGAGAttgggagaggcaggggaggggttcCTGTATTGACTGAACCTCATGAAACTGTCAATTTTTAGTAGTTTTCAACCTTTCCAAAAaggcaatttcatatggttcaacctaatagATTTTCTCAGCACAGGAGTGCTCAGACTCAGGGGTTCTGGGAGCTCTCTGTGGGCCCCATGGAGCAGTCTGTCCACACGCTTCCTGGGAGAGGCCTGCCAGCCGAGGCGAGGACACATGGTCCCCAACTCTACCTGGTGGCCTTTTGGCTAATCATTTGCCACTTGATTGTTCCCATTGATCCCTGGGACCATCAGTCACCAGGAGGCAGCCAGCAGCAGGTGCAGGGAGTTTCAGTTAAATTTATAGGAGAAAGGAGCACATAAGCCGAGGTGCCAAGGAACCTGAGGGCAGGTAGATAGGTAAACGCAGTCGGGTGGAAGTACTCGGAGCCTTGACCTTTGGCACTCTAATGTTAACCTGTGATTCTCAGATAGAACCCAGTGTTCCTCAGGGGCCCAGTTTGGGAATCACTGGCTTAACACGTCACACACTTGTCTCTGGTCCGTGAGTGCGGAGGCTGAGGAGGCTGGAGAAACCTGACGCACGGGTAACAACGGGAAGCTATGTGCTGGCAGGTGACGGGCTGTGCGCGCTCTGTCCTCAGCCTCCAGGCTGGGCTCAGCCGGCTACCTCCCGTCACAGGCCCCGCGTGGCTCCGCTGTGAGGGGCGTGGGGTCTCTGACCTGTGTTTCTGGGGTCAGGCTTTTTTGGACTAGAAATCCCCTCTGTAAACTGGGAGAAGCATCTCACCTAGTAGCTCCttgctgtttattttaaaacttcatctCATCATTAAAGAAGTACAAGGCAATGAAGTAGAACTTGAAAAAGCTAGGAAagtgagaaaggaggggaaataaCTAACTTTGCTCGTGGCACCACCACCAAAGCCAAGCTCTGCTACacgtaaacatttttatttccaacttTCCCTTACTCTGTGTGGACCTTTATCTTGCTCAGTCTTCCTTTATCTAGAATTTTATGTCCAACTTTAATATCTAATATTAACTTTTCCCATTATtgccaatatttttataaacctttCAGCAGTGATTTGATAGCCCATACTGTAATGATTTAACCGGCGCCATTGAGGGAGCTGCAGGTGAGCCACCAGGTCACACGCAGTGTCTCCTGCTCTGGGGCGGCCGTGGCTTGAAGGTCTCTCGGGCAGAGACAGTTTCTGTGGTGACATGCCCCGCAGGACAAGGTCCCGAAAGTGTGCTTACCAGGCCACCGGCACAGGCCTCATCAGGCGTCGGCGGTGCCAGCGGACCTCCTGGCAGGACTGGtaggccccccaccccgggcggGGGACCCTCACCAACGGGGACCCTTCTCCAACACcaggtctctgggccacactccATCCATGACGACGTCGGACCTGTCCACGCACTCCACCACCTCGCTCCTCAGCAACGAGGAGCAGTTCGAAGACTACGGGGAGGGGGATGACGTGGATTgtgcccccagcagcccctgccccgaCGACGAGACCAGGACCAACGTGTACTCGGACCTGGGGTCTTCAGTGTCTTCCAGGTGGCTGCTTGGTCTGGAATGGCGTTGGGGGTCCAGGAAAAGTGGCAGGACCCACCCAGCCTCATTGCTGGGCGGTTTAGTGGGCAGGCCCTGAGCTACGTAGGTTgtgctcccagggcctgggggtctggcattccccccccaccgcccccacctgccgctgcccccccccccccccgccctacCCCCCGGCCTTCCATCTTGCCGTCCTTCCATCTTGGGGAAGAAAGAATGAACCAACCTGGGAGgctgcaggctgggggagggggagggtcttTGTTGTCTTGCTTTCTAGAACCTCAGTGTTGAAGGGCTCCTCCAGGTGGCGCACCTGAGTCATTACTTATTCTGACACTAGCTCTTGGTTGCCTTACCTGTGAAATGGGTAGAACTCATTGGCTTCTTTTCTTCGGGagttttgggggaggggcagtctgGTGCTGTCCTtccacgccccgcccccagccacacACACAGGGTCCCTGGGTGTCAGGGGCTCCAGTAAAGTATGCtcggcggggcggggtggggtggggtgggccaggCCCGGACGCAGTAAAGCAGGGTTGTCTCCTCCCCGGACCCAGCGCCGGGCAGACACCTAGGAAAGTGCGGCACGCGTACGACAGCGAGTTGCTGGATGTGTACTGCTCTCAGTGCTGTAAGAAAATCAACCTGCTGAACGACCTGGAAGCCCGACTGAAGAACCTGAAGGCCAACAGGTGGGGGCTGCGGCTTGGCGTGGAGGCGGGTGGCCAGcgcgggggctgcaggggaagcAGCCGGCAGGGGGCCCCAGGCTGTCTTGGCAGGTGAGGGCACTCTCAGAGCGGGGTTGGTCCTTGGGGCCTGCATGTTTCTGGGATAGGAGAGCCAGGGTGACGTCCCTTTGGTGGGCAGGAAGAGGCTTGCCCTGCACTTCAGGGTCTcgcagccagggcagagcaaggAGTAGCCCCGAGTGTCACCGTTCAGTGACCacttctcccatctctctctctctctcttagccCCAACCGAAAGATCTCTAGCACGGCCTTCGGACGGTAAGCACCCCCCCGCCAGGGAAGACAGGTTGACTACTGTCCCCTTTCACTGCTCCTGCTGCTGGGGCAGCCAGCTCCACGCCTGCAGCCCAGACCCAGGCGGCGCCCCACGCCCCGTATGCGGCTCCGTGAGCCGAGGGGAGCGAGGCGtgcggggcagggcaggcagagcacCGGGGGAGACGCACTTCTGAAAAAGAAGGGCCAGCCTCCTCTCCATCTCCACCCTGGTCCCTTCTGGCAGCAGGCAGCATCTCCAAACCCTCAgctgccccagcccaggcaggcaTGCCGGGGCCTGGGGACACAGCCCACCTCTCCAGTGTCGGTGCCCTGCCCGGGCCCTGGAGCTGGCAGCGGCACCAGCAGAGACCCTGGGCTTCCTGCCGTCAGGGGCAGGGGCTTGGCGGCCTTGCTCCGCGCTGCATCCTGCGGAGCTGCTTCCTGGGCACGGCCCAGATCCCGCTGTGGTTCTCCTGCAGGCTGGCCTCAGATCTGCCCTCGGGGCTCTGGCAGCTGCTGCCGAGCACCAGCACCCACCAGCCCACTGCCCAGTTCAGTCTGGGTGGTctgcctccctttgccctcccccaggtccccagggatGTAGCAGGAGGGCTGAGTCCTACTTACGGGGTGGCCTCCAGGGGCCCAGACCTCTGGCTCGGACTGTGGAGTCAGGCTGCCTCCACCCGGTGGTCTTCTAGCTGGAAGGAGGGGGGCTTTTCCACCAGCCTGGTCACTTGGTAGCCACTGGCTAGAACACCTGAGAGCGGAGGGTTCTGAAGCGGCAGGGACAAGCTGTGACGGGCTGGCCACGTCTGCCAGGGGCTCCAAGGGGTGGCACGCAGCCCACCTGCCATCCTCTGAGCTGGAGGATCTTGTGAGTTCAGAGGTCAGACAGCTCCTCTCCCCTGGCTGGGTGAGGCAGCCTCCCTAGAGGGGTCTCTGGGTGCTCGCCAGGCCGTGGCCTGAGTCTGGACCGCAGTCCCCACAGGCCCCGCCACTGACGTGCCGCCCCCCGCCCTGCAGGCAGCTCATGCACAGCAGCAACTTCAGCAGCAGCAACGGCAGCACCGAGGACCTGTTCCGGGACAGCATCGACTCCTGTGACAACGACATCACCGAGAAGGTGGGCCCTGCATGGAGGAGGCAcggctgtgtgtgtgcgtgctcccgggggcggggggtggggggcggtggcagGGAGTGCTCCGGGATGCTTTCTCAGACTCGGGATCCCTGCCCGTGATCACAAGGGCACGtccaccccaccctcactcccacgAGACATGACTGGTCTCTCCATACACAGCCGGTGGGATGGCCTGCCCCATCGGTCCCACGGCTTCTAGGTTCTCAGTCCTGGGGACTCAAAGGCCTTCTctacccccacctctgcccccgtATTGTAGGTGAGCTTCCTGGAGAAAAAGGTGACAGAATTGGAGAATGACAGCCTGACCAATGGGGACCTGAAGAGCAAGCTGAAGCAGGAGAACACCCAGCTGGTGCACAGGTCAGGGGCCATCGCCCTGGCTTTGGGGTGTTGGCTGTGACTCTGGGGACAGAGGGTTGTCCCTGTTGCCAAGGCCCCAAGAGAAGCTAAGGGGCGGTAACCTGTGTGTGCAGCTCTGAGCATCTGTGGTGCATTGGCTCCTtgctgcctggctctgcccaggcagggctgtggggacaggtgggCAGGTCTGTGGGGACAGGTGGGCGCCTGACCCTGACCCCCTAGGCCTGTAGCCCCAGACCATGTCTGAGGCAGGAGCTGGGACCCACTCTCCTGTCTCCCTGTCCTGACCTCCCTTCCTGGGGACAAGCACTGCAGAAGGAGAGGCTGGTGTCAGTGGGGTCCCCCACTTGCTGCCAGTGGGAAAAGTCCTAGCATTGCTGCTCCCTCCTGATGGAGGCCCACTGAACACGGCCCCCCAGTGCTGTCTGTAACATGTTAGCACGTGTAGCATTTGGTTGTCCTCATGCGACAGCCTGAGACTTGCTGCCCCTGCAGAAGGTCAGCCTCAGGGAGGGACTGTTGCCAGGGAAGCGCACCTCACATTGAGGTACTGCCTAGGCCACCCGTAGTGGGGTTATAACGTCCACAGAGGGGCCCGGCCCTCTCCCAGGTCTGGCGTGCTCAGGGCCACTGGCCAGAGTGAGGGTGCCCCAGAGCTGAGTTGTTCGCTAAGGAGGTGCAGGCTAGGAAGGGAGAGGGCAGAAGGAGGTGGTGAGACCTGAGGGCCATTCCACTCAGCTGTGGCGCAGCCTGACATCCCTCCCTGTGCCGGCCCCGGGAGTCCCGCCACCTCAGGCAGAGCCTCGCTCCCCCTGGACCCACTGCCAGACCTGCCCCTCCATGCCCCACACGTGGCTGACACCCCTCCCCTTAGGTGCCTTGGTGTCCCTAACTCATCTGTCAGCAAAGCTGCCGTCCCCCAGGCCTGACAAACACGCCGCCACCTCCCACAGTACAGGAGTTAGTGACCAGGGCTGCCCGTGGCCACAGCCTGGGTCAGGGCGAGAGGGCCAAACCACGAGAGCTTGCCCTGGACTAGGGTCCATGCCCCTCTCCTCAGGGTGCACGAGCTGGAGGAGATGGTGAAGGACCAGGAGACCACGGCGGAGCAGGCACTGGAGGAGGAGGCGCGGCGACACCGGGAGGCCTACAGCAagctggagagggagaagagcaCGGAGATCGAGCTGCTGCACACCAGGTGGGCCCGGcgtgggggccggggcctggggtcTTTCCACGGGCCTCGTCTCTGACATCCCCGCAGGCTgctggggcagctgctgctgctgtctggTTTTGTAGGTGGGGAACCTAGCTGGAGGTAAAGCCCCGTGCCCCAGCAGTTTTGCCTTGGATATCTGAACACGTGGGCATGCGCCCTGGGAAGCGTGTGAAAGGATGTGCGCAGTAGCGTTGTTCATATCGGATAAAACCGGAAACAACATGCATGTCTCTCAACAAAAGAATGGGTAAACACCCCAAAAAACCAGTGGTGTCGCCCTGGTTCCCAAGCTGGGCCCGGTATCCAGGCTTGGAGCTCCCCCTGCTGTCAGGTTCTCTCCTGACCCTGGGCCCCAAGGGCCGCCGTAAGTGGGAAAGTGGGCATTTAGGCTCCCGGGCCTCTGGTACGGAAGGACGCTGGAacctgaggcaggcagggagaggggtgtCAACCTGGAGGGGTCTTAGCTGGCCTCCCTCCAGCCCGTGAGCTTGAACGTACCGTGCCACTCTGCTGGCCTCAGTGTCTCCGCAGTGACTGTGAGGGTGGTGAGCTGACGCCCATCAGAGTGCTGCCGACAGGTGAGGGCTGCAGTGACATCCTGAGGCTGCCTTCAGCAGTGAGCCAGGCCGGGAGGCCACCCGGGCCCCTGGCAGGGAAGACAGCTGCCCCCACACTCCTCAGCCCCACTCAGGCCCCAGCGTCTGAGCTGAGCCCTCTCGGTACCTcgggtggagggagggtgggaggtgggctccCAGCCCGCACTTTGTGGCTGGAGCAGGGGCTTCCCTGCCTGCCGAGGTCACGCAGAACCAAGGGGACCGGGGCACTTGGTGCCCTTCTGCGCTCAGTAAGGAGCCCTCCTATCTCCTCTGTGGCTGAGACCCGTTTTGTTAACACTGTCGACCAGGGACTCATGTAAATTTTCACTCATATTCTAGAAGCTGCTGTTTGCATCTGTTTCTGAAGGCTGAAACCTCACTAAGCGTCCCTGTTCTCTGTCCTGACAGCTGGCCGGGTTGGCTGGCCTGAGAGAGGTGTCTGGGAGCCGGTGGTGGAGGAAGACTGGGAGTGTGGGCCAGAGGCCAAAGCATAGAAAGCAAGTCCTCGTGGGAACTGTCTCCTAACCCACGCTCCTTGCACAACTCCAGAGGGCGCTGTTCACATAGAATATGCAGACAGTCCCCCCCTGGAGTCACGCGATGTGCTTTGTTCCTCACACCCTCCTCCATCACACGCTCCCCGTGGGGTGGCCTTCTCAGAGTGCACGTCTGAAATGACCCTGCACAGTTCGGGTGCCGCTGACACCCCAGCTCACCTGCCCCTGTTCTCAGACATTTCAAACCTACCTGGGCGCCTGAGCTGCCCTTTCAAGGGCTCCCAGTAGGACAGCCCCTGGCGGATGCCAACGTAGAGGATTCTGAGTACTGGAACCAAGTCCTGTGGGTGTCAGAAGCAGCTGCAGGGAGGCTCtcagggaggagccctgggcgAGGTGCTGGGGGAGAATGGGAAACACACGTGGTCCTTGCCTTTGAATCGCAGACTGCAGCAGGAGGGCCCATCGCAGACAGCCCCGGGGAGACCGTCTCCTTGTAGGAGGCAAACTTGCCCCCTCTCATTTCAGGACTTAAGGGTGcgctcaaaaagaaaaatctgtgctCTTATTCACACATGAGTGTCCTTTTatcaagaaaataagaatggCAATTCAGTGTCTTTACCATTTTGCCTTGGATGGCAGGAAGCTCAAGGCTGTATTATATCATTtggaattatttatattttctctcttgctttctggTATCTtgcctcctccagggagcagAGGATCGCCACAGATTGTCAAACTTAAGATGACCTCCATTTCTGATGCTTTGTCCTTGTGCTTTCCCCAGGGTGCAGCAGTTGGAGGAGGAAAACACAGAGCTCAGAACAACAGTGACGCGGCTCAAGTCGCAGACGGAGAAGCTGGACGAGGTGCGAGCTGGGCTGGGCGCGCCTCAGGGTGGGGCTGCGCCTCAGCGTCTGCCTTCAGGGGCCTCAGTTTCTAGTTTCTGAAATTCTAATAAAACTACCCTAGCAATAGAAGGcaacaaaatatgaataatactTTGTCTTTCTAGATTTctgattttccaaattttctgcgGTGAGATATTTCCTTATATAATGGGGGGAACTAATAACAAAGAGACAAAGGTTAGCTTCTGTTGGGGCTGCCGCCTTCTAGCCAAGTCTCACCTGGCATCGTTGAAGGACTCCAGAGGCCGGAGGGTTTTCTAGCTGTGTGTCTAGAATCCTAGGGGATCTGGATGTTTCTTTAAGCTGTAACTCGGAGGGCTCGGTCTGGGGGGCTGGTCTGGTTGTCCATTCCTTGAGTGGCTGACACAGACCCTCAGGGAAGCCCCGGGGCACAGGGAGCCCCTCCGGgagccctccctccactccccaccccccgctgACTCGGTCCTCTGGTCTCCAGGAGCGGCAGCGCATGTCCGACCGGCTGGAGGACACCAGCCTACGGCTCAAGGATGAGATGGACCTGTACAAGCGCATGATGGACAAGCTGCGGCAGAACCGCCTTGAGTTCCAAAAGGAGCGGGAGGCGACACAGGAGGTAGGTCTAGGCCGAGGGCTCCAGGGTTCCCTCCTGTGCCCCCGCTCCTGCCAACCGGCCTCTGTCCCACGCAGCTCATCGAGGACTTGCGGAAGGAGCTGGAGCACCTGCAGATGTACAAGCTGGACTGCGAGCGGCCAGGCAGGGGCCGCAGCTCATCCTCCGGCCTGGGCGAGTTCAGCGCCAGGGCACGCGAGGTGGAGCTGGAGCACGAGATCAAGCGGCTCAAGCAGGTGCGCCCTGGGAGCCTCTGTCAGGCGTGATCAGGTGTCCAAGCCCCCGAGGGTGGGCCTCCTGTGAGGGGGCCGAGAGCTGAGCACCGTCCCCCACACGCgctgctctctgctctggctgACGGTGTGGTGGTcagggctgcctgcctgcctctcccagcccaggcaTGGAGGCTTACCTCTAGGCTGTGGCTGATGGAAATTTCCAGGTCTTTCTTTGGTATccatgaaaagaaacagagaccACTCTTCTGAGCTGGGCACGTGAGGCGGAGAATGAGACTCCACCAAGCCTAAAATCAGTTCCTCCCTGGGTTGGGGGGTCTCGGCAGGCCCTGAGCCCAAGGTTCTATTTCAAATGGTTCCCGGGAGCACACCCAGAATCAGAGACCAgtcaggggagggggcagtggggtcAGGAGGGGCCATAACCAAGGGGAGGAGTGGTGGTTGCTGAAGCCCCACGCTTAGCCTTGCCCTGGGGGCGGGAGACGGCTGCGTAGATTACGCCCCTGAGCTGGCTCTGCCAAAGCAGAGATGCTGGTGTTCACCCTCCCACAGCCATCCTGAAACACTGCTCTTCT is a window of Phyllostomus discolor isolate MPI-MPIP mPhyDis1 chromosome 8, mPhyDis1.pri.v3, whole genome shotgun sequence DNA encoding:
- the RAB11FIP4 gene encoding rab11 family-interacting protein 4 isoform X4: MTTSDLSTHSTTSLLSNEEQFEDYGEGDDVDCAPSSPCPDDETRTNVYSDLGSSVSSSAGQTPRKVRHAYDSELLDVYCSQCCKKINLLNDLEARLKNLKANSPNRKISSTAFGRQLMHSSNFSSSNGSTEDLFRDSIDSCDNDITEKVSFLEKKVTELENDSLTNGDLKSKLKQENTQLVHRVHELEEMVKDQETTAEQALEEEARRHREAYSKLEREKSTEIELLHTRVQQLEEENTELRTTVTRLKSQTEKLDEERQRMSDRLEDTSLRLKDEMDLYKRMMDKLRQNRLEFQKEREATQELIEDLRKELEHLQMYKLDCERPGRGRSSSSGLGEFSARAREVELEHEIKRLKQENHKLRDQNDDLNGQILSLSLYEAKNLFATQTKAQSLAAEIDTASRDELMEALKEQEEINFRLRQYMDKIILAILDHNPSILEIKH
- the RAB11FIP4 gene encoding rab11 family-interacting protein 4 isoform X1, producing MAGGAGWAGAPAALLRSVRRLRQVFEVCGRDPDGFLRVERVAALGLRFGQGEEVEKLVKYLDPNDLGRINFKDFCRGVFAMKGCEELLKDVLSMESAGTLPCAPEIPDCVEQGSEVPGPTFADGELLPREPGFFPEDEEEAMTLAPPEGPPELDMDSPMESAQSLEGSVGSPAEEKDGGLGGLFLPEDKSLGHTPSMTTSDLSTHSTTSLLSNEEQFEDYGEGDDVDCAPSSPCPDDETRTNVYSDLGSSVSSSAGQTPRKVRHAYDSELLDVYCSQCCKKINLLNDLEARLKNLKANSPNRKISSTAFGRQLMHSSNFSSSNGSTEDLFRDSIDSCDNDITEKVSFLEKKVTELENDSLTNGDLKSKLKQENTQLVHRVHELEEMVKDQETTAEQALEEEARRHREAYSKLEREKSTEIELLHTRVQQLEEENTELRTTVTRLKSQTEKLDEERQRMSDRLEDTSLRLKDEMDLYKRMMDKLRQNRLEFQKEREATQELIEDLRKELEHLQMYKLDCERPGRGRSSSSGLGEFSARAREVELEHEIKRLKQENHKLRDQNDDLNGQILSLSLYEAKNLFATQTKAQSLAAEIDTASRDELMEALKEQEEINFRLRQYMDKIILAILDHNPSILEIKH
- the RAB11FIP4 gene encoding rab11 family-interacting protein 4 isoform X2 encodes the protein MRTPPAPGSQGSEVPGPTFADGELLPREPGFFPEDEEEAMTLAPPEGPPELDMDSPMESAQSLEGSVGSPAEEKDGGLGGLFLPEDKSLGHTPSMTTSDLSTHSTTSLLSNEEQFEDYGEGDDVDCAPSSPCPDDETRTNVYSDLGSSVSSSAGQTPRKVRHAYDSELLDVYCSQCCKKINLLNDLEARLKNLKANSPNRKISSTAFGRQLMHSSNFSSSNGSTEDLFRDSIDSCDNDITEKVSFLEKKVTELENDSLTNGDLKSKLKQENTQLVHRVHELEEMVKDQETTAEQALEEEARRHREAYSKLEREKSTEIELLHTRVQQLEEENTELRTTVTRLKSQTEKLDEERQRMSDRLEDTSLRLKDEMDLYKRMMDKLRQNRLEFQKEREATQELIEDLRKELEHLQMYKLDCERPGRGRSSSSGLGEFSARAREVELEHEIKRLKQENHKLRDQNDDLNGQILSLSLYEAKNLFATQTKAQSLAAEIDTASRDELMEALKEQEEINFRLRQYMDKIILAILDHNPSILEIKH
- the RAB11FIP4 gene encoding rab11 family-interacting protein 4 isoform X3, which gives rise to MTLAPPEGPPELDMDSPMESAQSLEGSVGSPAEEKDGGLGGLFLPEDKSLGHTPSMTTSDLSTHSTTSLLSNEEQFEDYGEGDDVDCAPSSPCPDDETRTNVYSDLGSSVSSSAGQTPRKVRHAYDSELLDVYCSQCCKKINLLNDLEARLKNLKANSPNRKISSTAFGRQLMHSSNFSSSNGSTEDLFRDSIDSCDNDITEKVSFLEKKVTELENDSLTNGDLKSKLKQENTQLVHRVHELEEMVKDQETTAEQALEEEARRHREAYSKLEREKSTEIELLHTRVQQLEEENTELRTTVTRLKSQTEKLDEERQRMSDRLEDTSLRLKDEMDLYKRMMDKLRQNRLEFQKEREATQELIEDLRKELEHLQMYKLDCERPGRGRSSSSGLGEFSARAREVELEHEIKRLKQENHKLRDQNDDLNGQILSLSLYEAKNLFATQTKAQSLAAEIDTASRDELMEALKEQEEINFRLRQYMDKIILAILDHNPSILEIKH